A segment of the Asinibacterium sp. OR53 genome:
CATCATCGTACGCTCTTCGGTCTGGTATTGTGCAATGGAGGACTGATCGAGGTGCTTCTGCACGATATCTACAAAGGGTCTGTTGTCTTTGAAGAACTGCGGCAGGTACAGGTTTTTACGGCCTTCATAAGACTGCTGATCGAAATCAATAGCCCTGATGCGGTATTGCACATCTTCAATATCAGGCGTGATGTTTACCACAAAATTATAGGAACGCATATCGCCCAATAATTGCACGAAACAACGCTCATTGAATTTCACAAATTCTTTCGCCAGCCTGATGAGATTAGTGTTGGAATTATTGAGGTATTCGTTGATGAAAATATCACCGGGAATGCCTGGTATATGTTCTTCAATGAGTGTAGCATTGTTGGTGAAATAGGTCATGCGGTTAGGGGAGAGGAGATGCTCCAGTTCCAGTCCGTATACCCTGCTTGCATCGGCCTGCTTGATATAATAATGATCGTAGTTGTCGTTGAATTTATTAACGATGCGTATGCGAAAAGGCTGACTATTACCAAAATAACAAAAATCGATCCTGGCTACATCCAGGTGCTTGCTAAAGCTCATGTCGCCCTCGGTTTTGAGGATGGCATAAATGCGTACCAGGCTCTCGCGCAGAAATTCCCATTCGCGCATATCATACGATACTTTTTCCCAGGAAGTATCATTGCCTTTTTTGTCTTTCAGCGGAACAGTATAGGTAAACCGTTGTAGGTCGCGATAAGTTACCGGCAGGTTCACTTCCCGTCCGTATTTGACCAGGTATTTGCGCAATGCATCATCCACAGGAAAAATGGGTTTTTTCTGTGAAGGCCTGCTCATCTGGTCGGCCAAAGAAATATGGTCGAAAAAACTATTCAAGCAATAAAGAATCGTTGTCGTCCAACAGGTTCAGGTCTACATCCGATCCGGCAATACCTTCTACAGAGCCCTGAATATGTGCGGCGTTGAGCAACACTTTCTCCAGTTGTTTTTCGCGGGCCTTCCACAGTTTTTCCATGGCGTCGCGTTCTTTCTGGATGCCCTGCCGGATGCTCATAAAACCTTCGCGGATGGCTTTCCATTGTTCGCCGAATTCTCCGCTCGTGAGGTAATCGTAGAGCATCACCATTTTATCGCCTTTGTTATCCTGGCTTTTTTTCGCATCGGCAATCCGGAGGATGGCATTGCGCAGCAGCAAAGCAACACTTCTCACTTCTGCAAACGTGCAGATATAAACACCGTCTTTTTCTCCGAACCGGTCCATATCTTTTGGTAAGGCCTGGGTAACGATCACCGCAACATCGGCTCCCTGGCTGCGCATATCTGCCTTCAGTTTCTCTATCCATTCGTTCGCAAAATCCTTGGTGCGTTTGCTTTCATAAATAATGCGGCCGCATTCGTTGCCAAATTGGTTGCGTACAGTCTGGATACAATCGGCCCCGCGAACGCCTTTACCCACTTCTTCCACTTTATCGAAAGGGAAGGCGGCTTCCAGCAGTTCTTCCAGCATCAGTTCCTGTACTTCGCCCTGTAATTGCATGCTGCCTTGTTCCGATTTGCGGCGCATTTCTTCGGCCAGCTTTTTCTGGTCTTCCAGTTTTTTTTCTAACTCTTTTACTTGCAGTTGGTATTCCTGCTCTTTGAGATTCATTTTTTCCGCTTCTTCTTTCACCAGTTGCTCTTTCAATTGTTCCCTGGCTTCCAGTAACCTGCGTTGAACAGAAAGTTCTAACTCTTCTTCTTTTGCTTTCAATGCTTGTTCTTTTTGCAGGAAATCCAATTCTTTTTTTCTTGCCTCCTTCAATTTTTCTTCTTTATCGGCATCTGCCAACTGCAGGATTTTCAACTGGTTCTCGAAATCGGCAGTGATGGTCTTGCGCAAGCTGTCCTGCAATTCATCCCGCAGGCGTTTTTTTTCCGTTTCCAGTTGCCGGGCTGCCTCCTGCTCTTTCTGCCTGAATTCTTCGTCTTTCTTCTTCTGCCACTCGATCACTTTGCCCCGTAATTCTTTTTCCACTTCTTCCCGGATGGAATCGCCCGGTTCGAACTGGTGGTGGCAATTGGGACAATTTATTATGAATGAAGCCATCTGCTATTTTTTTACAAATTAAGTCTAAGGAGCGGAATAAAAAACCCGACCTGAATAAAAGCGAGATAAACCATATTTAATCAGGTACTTATACCTGATTGGAATAGACGGGTTTTATTTTAAGTTGTATCCTGTATAATAATACTTAAGAATGGATAATGAAATAATAGTAAGTGAAAGCCATGTTATCAGCAAGATATACCTGGCCAGAGGCCAGAAAA
Coding sequences within it:
- a CDS encoding DUF2130 domain-containing protein; the protein is MASFIINCPNCHHQFEPGDSIREEVEKELRGKVIEWQKKKDEEFRQKEQEAARQLETEKKRLRDELQDSLRKTITADFENQLKILQLADADKEEKLKEARKKELDFLQKEQALKAKEEELELSVQRRLLEAREQLKEQLVKEEAEKMNLKEQEYQLQVKELEKKLEDQKKLAEEMRRKSEQGSMQLQGEVQELMLEELLEAAFPFDKVEEVGKGVRGADCIQTVRNQFGNECGRIIYESKRTKDFANEWIEKLKADMRSQGADVAVIVTQALPKDMDRFGEKDGVYICTFAEVRSVALLLRNAILRIADAKKSQDNKGDKMVMLYDYLTSGEFGEQWKAIREGFMSIRQGIQKERDAMEKLWKAREKQLEKVLLNAAHIQGSVEGIAGSDVDLNLLDDNDSLLLE